One genomic region from Listeria monocytogenes encodes:
- a CDS encoding ParA family protein — MSKVIALANQKGGVGKTTSSVNLSSSLAFLGKKVLLVDIDPQGNASSGVGVNKGEIEHCIYDVLVDDVAIQDVLQKTDLDNLNVIPATIQLAGAEVELVPAISREIRLKKAIDSIRDDYDYVIIDCPPSLGLLTLNALTAADSVLIPVQCEYYALEGLSQLLNTIRIVQKHLNEDLQIEGVLLTMLDARTNLGIQVIEEVKKYFQNKVFNTIIPRNVRLSEAPSHGKPILLYDAKSKGAEVYLELAKEVVAHG, encoded by the coding sequence TTGAGCAAAGTGATTGCACTGGCAAACCAAAAAGGTGGGGTTGGTAAGACGACATCATCTGTGAATTTAAGCTCGAGCCTAGCTTTTTTAGGTAAGAAAGTGTTACTAGTTGATATTGACCCACAAGGTAACGCATCAAGTGGCGTTGGTGTTAATAAAGGTGAAATTGAACATTGTATTTATGATGTACTAGTTGATGATGTAGCCATTCAAGATGTGTTGCAAAAGACAGACTTGGATAATTTAAATGTTATTCCAGCTACAATTCAACTTGCAGGTGCAGAAGTAGAGCTAGTTCCAGCTATCTCTCGTGAAATTAGATTGAAAAAAGCAATCGACTCAATCCGTGATGATTATGACTATGTGATTATTGATTGTCCGCCATCACTTGGGCTTTTGACTTTAAACGCATTAACAGCAGCAGATTCTGTTTTAATTCCTGTTCAATGTGAATATTATGCGCTAGAAGGTTTAAGCCAGCTATTAAACACAATTAGAATCGTTCAAAAACATCTAAATGAGGATTTACAAATTGAAGGTGTTTTACTAACAATGCTTGATGCAAGAACAAATCTAGGCATTCAAGTAATAGAAGAAGTGAAAAAATACTTCCAAAACAAAGTATTTAATACTATTATTCCACGGAATGTACGTCTAAGTGAAGCGCCTAGTCATGGGAAACCGATTTTGTTATATGATGCAAAATCGAAAGGTGCTGAAGTTTATTTAGAATTAGCAAAGGAAGTGGTTGCACATGGCTAA
- a CDS encoding ParB/RepB/Spo0J family partition protein encodes MAKGLGKGINALFNNVDTNEETVQNIAIKEIKPNPYQPRKIFDAKAINELRDSIKIHGVLQPIILRNTDKGYEIVVGERRYRAAKEAKLKEIPAVVRDLTEEEMMELSVIENLQREDLSPLEEAESYQFLMKKLSLTQAKLAERVGKSRPYIANFVRLLTLPEEVQVMLRDGSLSAGHGRVLLGLKLKKNIIPTAKKAVAQGLTVRQLEDVVNNLNENVSRETIKPARVPIFIRESESQLRDKFGTAVSIKRRDKKGKIEIEFLSDDDLDRILEILDIQFDDE; translated from the coding sequence ATGGCTAAAGGTCTAGGTAAAGGAATCAATGCACTATTTAATAATGTAGATACAAACGAAGAAACAGTTCAAAATATCGCGATAAAAGAAATCAAGCCAAACCCATATCAACCACGTAAAATCTTTGATGCAAAAGCAATCAATGAATTACGTGACTCTATTAAAATTCACGGTGTTTTGCAGCCAATAATTTTAAGAAATACTGATAAAGGATATGAAATTGTTGTTGGTGAACGCAGATACCGCGCAGCAAAAGAGGCTAAATTAAAAGAAATTCCAGCTGTTGTCCGCGATTTAACAGAAGAAGAGATGATGGAGCTTTCTGTTATTGAAAACTTGCAACGCGAAGATTTATCTCCGTTGGAAGAAGCGGAATCCTACCAGTTCCTTATGAAAAAATTGAGCTTAACACAAGCAAAATTAGCAGAACGAGTAGGGAAGAGTCGACCATATATTGCTAACTTTGTTCGTCTACTAACATTGCCAGAAGAAGTGCAAGTAATGTTGCGTGATGGTTCATTATCTGCCGGACATGGCCGCGTGTTATTAGGTTTAAAACTCAAGAAAAATATTATCCCAACTGCGAAAAAGGCTGTGGCGCAAGGATTAACAGTTCGCCAACTAGAAGATGTTGTGAACAATCTAAACGAAAATGTTTCACGTGAAACAATTAAGCCAGCTAGAGTTCCTATCTTTATCCGTGAAAGCGAAAGCCAATTACGTGATAAATTTGGTACGGCAGTTTCGATTAAACGTCGCGATAAAAAAGGTAAAATTGAAATTGAATTTTTATCTGATGATGATTTAGATCGTATTTTAGAGATTTTAGATATTCAGTTTGATGATGAATAG
- a CDS encoding DUF951 domain-containing protein yields the protein MFMEKKHFDLNDVVEMKKPHPCGTNRFKIIRMGMDIRIKCEGCGHSVMIPRREFERKVKKILVKAEQE from the coding sequence ATGTTTATGGAAAAAAAGCATTTCGATTTAAACGATGTTGTGGAAATGAAAAAGCCGCATCCTTGTGGTACCAATCGTTTTAAGATTATACGCATGGGTATGGATATTCGGATTAAGTGCGAAGGTTGTGGTCATAGTGTGATGATTCCCCGACGCGAATTCGAACGAAAAGTGAAGAAAATTTTAGTTAAAGCTGAACAAGAATAA
- a CDS encoding PRD domain-containing protein — protein MLRVKRVFNNNTILVHDSNGLEKIVIGKGISFNKRVGNIISEEAVEKTFIVDSPEITERFVQLIKEVPINHLDLTNKIIKDAESELNVTFDELTYLGLADHINYAISRYKSGHQIKNALLLEIKKFYPKEFNAAKNSVKTISYYENVKLLEDEAGFIALHFVNGQQEGIINNTLITTEVLKKVLLILEDTLSIKLDEESLNYLRFITHLRFFIERINSEGAREKEEPDMIVQVFKLYPKAYASVQIISDYIQETLNCTVYAEELMYLTLHVQRLIK, from the coding sequence TTGCTTCGAGTCAAGAGAGTATTTAACAACAACACAATCTTGGTTCATGATTCAAATGGATTGGAAAAGATAGTGATTGGTAAAGGGATTTCTTTCAATAAACGAGTGGGAAATATCATTTCTGAAGAGGCTGTTGAAAAAACATTTATAGTTGATTCTCCAGAAATTACGGAAAGATTCGTCCAGCTTATCAAAGAAGTGCCCATAAATCATCTAGATTTAACGAATAAAATAATAAAAGATGCGGAGTCAGAGTTAAACGTTACTTTTGATGAATTAACTTATCTTGGTTTGGCGGATCATATTAATTATGCGATTAGTCGTTATAAAAGTGGTCACCAAATAAAAAATGCTTTGCTTCTTGAAATTAAAAAATTCTATCCAAAAGAATTCAACGCAGCTAAGAATTCCGTTAAAACCATTTCTTATTATGAAAATGTTAAGTTACTGGAAGATGAGGCAGGATTTATTGCACTTCATTTTGTTAACGGGCAGCAAGAAGGGATTATCAATAATACGCTTATAACGACAGAGGTGTTGAAGAAGGTATTACTGATTCTGGAAGATACTTTGTCCATAAAACTGGATGAAGAGTCACTGAATTATCTAAGGTTTATCACGCATTTAAGATTCTTTATAGAGCGAATTAATAGTGAAGGCGCACGGGAAAAAGAGGAGCCTGACATGATTGTGCAGGTGTTCAAACTGTATCCAAAAGCTTACGCGAGCGTCCAAATTATTAGCGACTATATTCAAGAAACGTTGAATTGTACGGTTTATGCAGAAGAGTTAATGTATTTAACGCTACATGTTCAGCGCCTAATTAAATAA
- a CDS encoding helix-turn-helix domain-containing protein codes for MIHSTLGGITKRMAKIIFVKDEQNEFQAYDFLQNLIVEEPLMATLVFQGLLQLETAETRKLSTGKQILPDVHLIIGKSQAYSLQTTRVETTVDQPIQEMKAHFKDKNCRLIYFTAFSGDETYYCFVKGYFKDKNPFTDQMSSYREEVKRVFLRRIEAETSIGNADYQFETLKNKALENEGIAHYLESFSASLGKYIFSKRMEKKWSQLDLALKSDLSPVIIGRLEAGDPDLTLRMYQKVCTVLGVKATFSVD; via the coding sequence GTGATTCACTCAACTCTGGGTGGAATCACGAAACGAATGGCAAAAATCATTTTTGTGAAAGACGAACAAAATGAGTTCCAAGCGTATGATTTCTTACAAAATTTAATTGTGGAAGAACCACTAATGGCCACTTTAGTATTTCAAGGCCTGTTACAACTAGAAACAGCAGAAACAAGAAAGCTTAGCACTGGTAAGCAAATTCTTCCCGATGTCCATTTAATCATCGGTAAAAGTCAAGCTTATTCACTGCAAACAACTCGAGTGGAAACAACTGTTGACCAACCGATTCAAGAGATGAAAGCACATTTTAAAGATAAAAATTGTCGTTTAATTTACTTCACTGCATTTAGTGGGGATGAAACCTATTATTGCTTCGTTAAAGGCTATTTTAAAGATAAAAACCCGTTCACGGATCAAATGAGCTCGTACCGCGAGGAAGTAAAACGTGTATTCTTGCGTCGAATTGAAGCAGAAACAAGCATTGGTAACGCAGATTACCAATTTGAAACACTGAAAAATAAAGCATTAGAAAATGAAGGTATTGCCCATTACTTAGAAAGTTTTTCGGCAAGCCTCGGTAAATATATATTTTCTAAACGAATGGAGAAAAAATGGTCGCAACTAGATTTAGCGTTGAAATCAGATTTATCTCCGGTCATTATTGGCCGTTTAGAAGCTGGAGATCCGGATTTAACTCTTAGAATGTATCAGAAAGTCTGCACAGTTCTAGGCGTTAAGGCAACATTCTCTGTGGATTGA